One window from the genome of Amaranthus tricolor cultivar Red isolate AtriRed21 chromosome 9, ASM2621246v1, whole genome shotgun sequence encodes:
- the LOC130824207 gene encoding uncharacterized protein LOC130824207 has protein sequence MSLSSVMSGCASSDNVGGFSMGGGNNQLPNSEPIEMKIIEEIEEKWTQLNGIQDHNKDQNKGRAEGEYRKAKTSVWWDIDNCDVPKKCDAQMIAQNITSALLKLDYGGSVSISAYCDTNRLPSAIQHALSSTGISLQHVPAGVKDASDKRILVDMLLWAVDNPAPANYLLISGDRDFSNALHQLRMRRYNVLLALPFQASSVLVAAANSVWCWTSLVDGFPPLTEMDSPQTNAARNFQGNVGELENNQRQNLQQKKDKAKMGGCGKCPTDHRARDCQGPQCYKCGKFGHMKNECDSQPAGQKNTQNPVNKSNFSDKKDNNIFNASENNFQENLNTSAKNGLGDSQNINGNQAQLEQGVNPLFIAANNAINERGKKTRTYSYRRHSLNHPGKDCQRNKVQCNYRGKLGHCKYECYKHRRDQIQSNQVGNISNATENNVQSNGASCANNGKCDQPSLEEEEGNHERTPSSIATDKATHEGATNQRINPVQCHNSWEFEHLKHSCGKQPMNHQNQPMHDHNDYQVGGPIIVTNQQNQPMYAPLEHGGSHNGANNNDQVGGPIVMNQNQASTSETLSSNGVLWGALSFLQRCNFIGSRKM, from the exons ATGTCTTTGTCAAGCGTGATGTCCGGGTGTGCAAGTAGTGACAATGTGGGAGGGTTTAGTATGGGTGGTGGCAACAACCAACTGCCAAATTCAGAACCAATCGAAATGAAGATAATAGAAGAAATTGAGGAGAAATGGACGCAGTTGAATGGTATTCAAGATCATAATAAGGATCAGAACAAGGGAAGAGCTGAAGGGGAGTACCGAAAGGCAAAAACATCAGTGTGGTGGGATATAGACAATTGCGATGTACCCAAAAAATGTGATGCCCAGATGATTGCCCAAAATATAACTTCTGCCCTTCTCAAATTGGATTATGGAGGTTCCGTTTCAATATCTGCCTATTGTGATACTAATCGTCTTCCTTCGGCTATTCAGCATGCCCTTTCTTCCACTGGCATCTCTCTTCAGCATGTTCCAGCTG gTGTTAAAGATGCTAGTGACAAGAGGATTTTAGTTGATATGTTGTTATGGGCTGTTGACAACCCTGCTCCTGCTAATTATCTTTTGATTTCTGGTGACCGAGATTTTTCAAATGCTCTTCATCAGTTGCGTATGAGAAGATATAATGTCCTTCTTGCTCTACCCTTCCAAGCATCTTCAGTACTTGTTGCTGCTGCTAATAGTGTGTGGTGTTGGACCAGTCTGGTTGATGGTTTCCCTCCTCTCACCGAAATGGACTCCCCTCAGACCAATGCTGCAAGGAATTTCCAGGGTAATGTGGGGGAACTTGAGAATAACCAGAGGCAGAActtgcaacaaaaaaaagacaaagctAAAATGGGTGGATGTGGAAAGTGTCCTACCGATCATCGAGCAAGAGATTGCCAAGGACCTCAGTGTTATAAATGTGGAAAGTTTGGgcatatgaagaatgaatgcgACAGCCAGCCTGCGGGCCAGAAGAATACGCAAAATCCAGTTAACAAGAGTAATTTTAGCGACAAAAAAGACAATAATATCTTCAATGCTAGTGAGAACAATTTTCAAGAAAACTTAAACACCAGTGCAAAGAATGGCCTAGGTGATAGTCAAAACATCAATGGAAATCAGGCACAACTTGAACAAGGAGTGAATCCCTTATTCATAGCAGCCAATAATGCAATTAATGAAAGAGGAAAGAAAACCAGAACTTATAGCTATAGGAGGCATTCTTTGAATCATCCTGGAAAAGATTGCCAACGGAATAAGGTGCAGTGTAATTACCGTGGGAAGCTTGGGCATTGCAAGTATGAATGCTATAAACACCGTCGTGATCAGATTCAGTCAAATCAAGTCGGCAATATCTCCAATGCTACTGAGAACAACGTTCAATCAAACGGAGCCTCCTGTGCAAACAATGGCAAATGTGATCAACCAtcacttgaagaagaagaaggcaACCATGAAAGAACACCCTCGTCAATAGCAACCGACAAGGCAACTCATGAAGGAGCAACTAACCAAAGAATTAACCCGGTGCAGTGTCATAACTCTTGGGAATTCGAACATCTTAAGCATAGTTGCGGTAAGCAGCCTATGAACCATCAGAATCAGCCGATGCATGACCATAACGACTATCAAGTAGGTGGTCCTATCATTGTTACGAACCAGCAGAATCAGCCGATGTATGCACCACTTGAACATGGAGGCAGCCATAACGGCGCAAACAACAATGATCAAGTAGGTGGTCCTATCGTTATGAACCAAAATCAGGCCTCTACATCGGAAACATTGTCTAGCAATGGAGTGTTATGGGGAGCGTTGTCTTTTCTTCAAAGATGCAATTTTATAGGGAGTAGAAAAATGTAA
- the LOC130824208 gene encoding uncharacterized protein At3g61260-like, protein MRDMGTEMTPVTSLEPSRTATPNGSLTPYRSPISSIPSTPRAGEPTTAPAEHTTESNAHYLTGKGNQELSEHELKLKTRREIVALGVQLGKMNIAAWASKDEKDKYPFPDTHPEEFERIEFEKRAAAWEEAEISKHAARYKRKEIKIQAWESQQKVKLEEELRRIEAKVERLRTQSQAKMMKKIAMAREKSEQKRAAAVAQKARDAEKTAAQAEFIRQTGRTPYSDNLCCGLLC, encoded by the exons ATGAGAGACATGGGAACAGAAATGACTCCTGTCACAAGTCTAGAGCCCTCTCGGACAGCCACCCCTAATGGGTCATTAACCCCCTATCGTAGCCCCATATCATCGATTCCTTCCACTCCTCGAGCAGGAGAACCGACCACTGCTCCTGCGGAACATACAACTGAAAGTAATGCACACTATCTAACTGGGAAAGGCAATCAAGAATTGTCGGAACATGAACTGAAGCTCAAGACTAGACGAGAGATTGTGGCACTTGGTGTACAGCTTGGGAAGATGAATATAGCTGCTTGGGCAAGTAAAGACGAGAAGGATAAATACCCTTTTCCCGATACTCATCCTGAGGAATTCGAACGTATTGAATTTGAAAAACGCGCTGCTGCTTGGGAAGAAGCTGAAATATCAAAGCATGCTGCAAG GTATAAGCGCAAGGAGATCAAAATCCAAGCTTGGGAGAGTCAACAGAAGGTGAAATTGGAGGAAGAATTGAGGAGAATAGAG GCAAAAGTTGAACGACTGAGAACACAATCCCAGGCGAAAATGATGAAAAAGATAGCGATGGCGAGGGAGAAATCAGAACAAAAACGAGCAGCAGCTGTGGCCCAAAAGGCGCGAGATGCTGAAAAAACTGCTGCCCAAGCTGAGTTCATTAGGCAAACAGGTCGAACTCCATATTCAGATAATTTGTGCTGTGGTCTCTTGTGTTAG